A DNA window from Niabella yanshanensis contains the following coding sequences:
- a CDS encoding isoaspartyl peptidase/L-asparaginase family protein — protein sequence MSTILKTFFSVLACSIIMLSCSDKPANTDNSRYVMVIHGGAGTIEKKFMTPEKEKSYTAALTEALQHGYNLLKEGKTSVEAVQAAINVMENSPLFNAGKGAVFTNDGKNELDASIMDGQTLKAGAVAGVTNIKNPINAAIAVMNQSEHVMMVGRGAEQFAAANGCDTVPPSYFFTQERWDQLQRTIKEEEQGRAAYNDIDPRKSEIYGISDKDKKFGTVGAVALDNKGNLAAGTSTGGMTNKRYGRVGDSPIIGAGTYCNNATAGISCTGWGEYYIREVAANRMSALIELKKLPVNEAAKQVIEEIGKMGGDGGIIGLDKEGKIAMEFNTSGMYRGTVDKNGKISVYIYK from the coding sequence ATGAGCACTATTCTAAAAACTTTTTTTTCAGTTCTGGCTTGTAGCATCATCATGCTATCCTGCAGCGATAAACCAGCAAACACTGATAACTCCAGATATGTGATGGTTATTCATGGCGGTGCAGGTACCATTGAAAAAAAATTCATGACGCCGGAAAAAGAAAAGTCCTACACGGCTGCGCTTACAGAAGCATTGCAGCATGGATATAACTTATTGAAGGAAGGGAAAACCTCGGTAGAAGCAGTGCAGGCAGCTATTAATGTAATGGAAAACTCTCCGTTGTTTAATGCAGGGAAAGGTGCCGTATTCACAAATGATGGCAAAAATGAACTGGATGCTTCCATCATGGATGGGCAAACCCTGAAAGCCGGCGCGGTAGCGGGTGTCACCAATATCAAAAATCCCATAAATGCGGCGATAGCCGTAATGAACCAATCAGAGCATGTAATGATGGTAGGCAGGGGTGCCGAGCAGTTTGCTGCGGCCAACGGCTGTGATACCGTCCCCCCTTCTTACTTTTTTACACAAGAGCGTTGGGATCAGTTGCAAAGAACCATAAAGGAAGAAGAACAGGGTCGCGCAGCATATAACGATATTGATCCCCGAAAAAGTGAGATCTATGGCATTTCTGATAAAGACAAAAAATTTGGAACGGTTGGAGCCGTGGCATTAGATAATAAAGGCAACCTGGCTGCCGGCACTTCTACTGGAGGAATGACTAATAAAAGATACGGTCGTGTAGGCGACTCCCCTATCATTGGTGCAGGTACTTATTGCAATAATGCCACTGCCGGTATTTCCTGTACGGGTTGGGGCGAATACTATATACGGGAAGTTGCGGCTAACCGTATGTCGGCGCTTATAGAACTGAAGAAGCTTCCTGTTAACGAAGCGGCCAAACAGGTTATTGAGGAGATCGGAAAAATGGGCGGCGACGGTGGTATCATTGGCCTCGATAAAGAAGGAAAAATCGCCATGGAATTTAATACATCAGGCATGTACCGCGGTACAGTTGATAAAAATGGTAAAATATCAGTATACATCTACAAATAA
- a CDS encoding cyanophycinase: MKTYLNKKSALLTALLFATMFSFAQNKGTLFIIGGGDRSPAFVKQMVETAKMKPSDYIVVLPMATSIPEESVAYISGQLSVACNNKITSFNFTKAQADNQQSWIDSVKNARFIFITGGDQNKFMAVVRGTKLYEALHQAFRNGSTIAGTSAGAAVMSQIMITGEEKGKSDRDSFREIKSNSVITSSGMGFLTAAIIDQHFIIRSRYNRLLSTLADHPDKMLIGIDEATAIIVTGKKATVAGESQVVVVSKPKRVKTTQGKATFKNATISLFSAGESFELK, translated from the coding sequence ATGAAAACATATTTGAATAAAAAGAGCGCATTGCTCACCGCATTGTTATTTGCTACAATGTTTTCCTTCGCCCAGAATAAAGGAACCCTGTTTATTATTGGCGGTGGAGACAGGTCTCCTGCATTTGTAAAACAAATGGTGGAAACAGCCAAAATGAAACCCAGCGACTACATTGTTGTATTACCCATGGCTACCAGCATTCCTGAAGAGTCGGTGGCTTATATCAGCGGTCAGTTATCAGTTGCATGTAATAATAAAATCACCAGCTTTAATTTCACCAAAGCCCAGGCCGACAACCAACAGAGCTGGATTGATTCGGTTAAAAATGCACGCTTTATTTTCATCACCGGCGGTGATCAGAATAAATTTATGGCGGTAGTGCGAGGCACCAAACTATACGAAGCGCTTCACCAGGCCTTTCGCAATGGCTCCACTATTGCTGGCACCAGCGCTGGCGCCGCAGTAATGTCCCAGATCATGATCACCGGTGAAGAAAAAGGAAAGAGTGACAGAGACAGCTTCAGGGAAATTAAAAGCAACAGTGTTATTACCTCTTCCGGGATGGGCTTTTTAACCGCTGCGATCATTGATCAGCATTTCATCATCCGCAGCAGGTATAACCGGCTTTTAAGCACTTTGGCAGACCACCCCGATAAAATGCTGATCGGGATTGATGAAGCTACAGCCATTATCGTTACAGGGAAGAAAGCTACCGTAGCCGGAGAAAGCCAGGTAGTGGTGGTTTCAAAACCTAAAAGGGTAAAAACAACACAAGGCAAAGCCACTTTTAAAAATGCAACCATTTCTCTTTTTTCCGCCGGAGAAAGTTTTGAACTAAAATAA
- a CDS encoding PKD domain-containing protein — MTILLKKLFPAFLLIAIVALAGCKKTTYNFDDLPPTVKSFFSIGNTELKMNEPIQFKNESENAESYSWDFGDETKSTESNPTKTYTQPGIYTVKLKVVGAGGTGNYTRDLTIIDPDANTGSDKELFFIEYGTKLIRKISLVPGSAAETVINMTGKEAHGMAYDSINKKIYYCDFQTSNSGKILRMDADGTNIVELLSGLAAPYGVAINLAEGKMYIADGPNVSRANLDGSGYEKTFITVTDGAMRAVGFNRKTNIIYYYEVNDENMHAAKSDGTGAGIVIEGAYGYGLLIDEVHNKIYYDDRNKTGLMQANLDGTGIIKLANFTGSRGSSGITIDYSANKLYWAETNNNLIKRANLDGTAAETFVSGVNNPRGMFIK; from the coding sequence ATGACGATCTTACTAAAAAAACTGTTTCCCGCTTTTTTGCTGATAGCAATAGTAGCGTTGGCGGGCTGTAAAAAGACCACCTACAATTTTGATGATTTACCGCCTACGGTGAAAAGCTTCTTTTCAATCGGTAATACCGAATTGAAGATGAACGAACCTATTCAATTCAAAAATGAATCTGAAAATGCTGAATCTTACAGCTGGGACTTTGGCGATGAGACAAAATCCACAGAAAGTAATCCCACCAAGACTTATACCCAACCAGGTATTTACACCGTTAAGCTAAAAGTAGTGGGCGCCGGTGGTACAGGTAATTACACCAGGGATCTCACCATCATCGATCCTGATGCCAATACAGGAAGCGATAAAGAGCTTTTCTTTATTGAATACGGTACCAAGCTGATACGTAAAATTTCGCTCGTTCCTGGCTCTGCGGCTGAGACAGTGATAAATATGACAGGCAAAGAAGCGCATGGAATGGCTTATGACTCTATCAATAAAAAAATATACTATTGCGACTTTCAAACTTCCAATTCTGGTAAGATATTAAGGATGGATGCTGATGGTACTAATATTGTAGAACTGCTTTCAGGCCTCGCAGCGCCATACGGAGTGGCTATTAACCTGGCTGAAGGCAAAATGTACATAGCAGATGGCCCCAATGTATCAAGAGCCAATTTGGATGGAAGCGGGTATGAGAAAACTTTCATTACGGTAACTGATGGCGCCATGAGAGCAGTAGGGTTTAACCGTAAAACTAATATCATTTATTACTATGAAGTCAACGATGAGAATATGCACGCTGCAAAATCTGACGGAACAGGAGCAGGAATAGTTATTGAGGGAGCTTATGGCTATGGCTTGTTGATAGATGAAGTACACAATAAAATTTATTATGACGATCGCAACAAAACGGGACTTATGCAGGCGAACCTGGATGGTACCGGCATTATTAAACTGGCTAATTTTACAGGTAGCAGGGGTAGTTCGGGCATAACCATTGATTATAGCGCCAATAAACTTTATTGGGCTGAAACAAATAACAACCTTATCAAACGCGCCAACCTGGACGGAACAGCAGCCGAAACTTTTGTATCAGGCGTTAATAACCCCAGAGGCATGTTTATCAAATAA
- a CDS encoding SusC/RagA family TonB-linked outer membrane protein translates to MTLIVYEKKGSLLPFLRSMSKTGAIACFSLLLVFQAKAEINLKNDFDLKTNISYTKKAFKTVTGQVINADGSPVESAVVSVKGRNTVTTTANDGSFSIEANEGDELIISHASYITQTIIVGSTSAITVTLRQNIGNLDQIVVTGYTEYAKRNSPSASTQVSAADINKVPMSTLDQILQGRVPGMSVISSSGQPGQSASVVIRGMGSITGTTTPLYIMDGIPIESGYFQTINPEDIESVTVLKDASAKALYGSRGSNGVIVVTTKKGKKGRLNIGYSSQYGFSTLTQPGFEMMDTRERLRFEEEVGLETGRDIGPGWTLSSKNPDYATLSPIEQQQRNSILDSLGRINTDWRDLFFQNASFMQQQLSLSGGNENVQTYNAIGLWREQGIVKETGLDRFSLRSNTNMNYGKFTAGFNINLGYSSSRFTYNEGGTSVGSPMASVYYALPYEYPYTPDGVFHATDDGLGFYDTREGSRGIDVLYGASDKTEQFKTILGVNLAYEIIKGLKISTRNGIDYRNSVDQVFINPLSYIGSRQPGEKGAFGEGFRRYFNLVSTSGITYKKRAGIHDFEASGFVEYVYNNTRSFSYRGYGVDDRLPETPAGITVSTDFLPDISGTRRNSALFSYMGLGRYTLNNKYTLTASYRYDGASVSSVPLKNRWHGFYSFGANWDVKQEDFLATTDIITALNLRASYGQTASSFDKYFEYLPLYGVGTTYGGQQAIVPTFIGNPDYDWEYVDELNIGFDISLFKTQRVKLTADWYNKITRNMFIDLRPSATAGAGTDGDIPLSSARMANKGIEWSLSGDVIQKPDFNWNIGVNGAYNKNEILRVSDVTDFIQEGDTRWIEVGRPYGTYYAPRWAGVDPANGDALYYNRDGSVTNVYSAEAQSVPLSANMFPKLTGGITTAVRWKSITVSALLAFVSDVQRWNNIDFYNENETYMGSNQSRRMLYDRWKKPGDNTTLQRIDVPRNFTSKDIQDASFMRLRNLQLNYSIPATLLQSTRILKSVDVFVQGQNLFTWTNWRGLDPENNRQYGRFEYPNARKYTAGINVNF, encoded by the coding sequence ATGACATTAATTGTTTATGAGAAAAAAGGCAGTTTGCTGCCCTTTTTACGAAGCATGTCGAAAACAGGAGCAATCGCTTGTTTTTCACTGCTTCTTGTATTTCAGGCGAAAGCTGAAATAAATTTGAAGAATGACTTTGATTTAAAGACAAACATCTCTTACACAAAAAAGGCTTTTAAGACGGTTACCGGTCAGGTTATTAATGCAGACGGCAGTCCTGTTGAGAGTGCGGTGGTAAGCGTCAAAGGCCGTAACACTGTCACTACGACCGCTAATGATGGTAGTTTTTCTATAGAAGCCAATGAAGGAGACGAACTGATCATCTCTCATGCTTCCTATATTACACAAACCATTATAGTGGGGTCAACCAGTGCTATTACTGTCACCCTCCGGCAGAACATAGGTAATTTAGACCAGATTGTAGTGACTGGTTATACCGAATACGCGAAACGCAACAGCCCCAGTGCTTCCACCCAGGTAAGCGCTGCAGATATCAATAAGGTTCCGATGAGCACCCTTGACCAGATACTGCAGGGAAGGGTACCGGGTATGAGCGTTATATCAAGCTCGGGGCAACCAGGTCAGAGTGCTTCTGTAGTAATCAGGGGTATGGGATCTATAACCGGCACCACTACTCCTTTATATATTATGGATGGTATTCCTATAGAAAGTGGGTACTTCCAAACCATTAACCCGGAGGACATCGAATCAGTTACCGTATTGAAAGACGCCTCCGCCAAAGCATTGTATGGCTCCAGAGGCTCCAACGGTGTAATTGTGGTTACCACCAAAAAAGGCAAGAAAGGCAGGCTGAATATAGGCTACAGTTCGCAATATGGTTTCTCAACATTGACACAGCCGGGTTTTGAAATGATGGACACCCGTGAGCGCCTGCGATTTGAAGAAGAAGTAGGACTGGAAACCGGCCGTGATATTGGTCCGGGCTGGACGCTATCTTCTAAAAACCCGGATTATGCTACGCTGTCTCCTATTGAGCAACAACAAAGAAATAGTATCCTGGATAGCCTGGGACGGATCAATACCGATTGGAGGGATCTTTTCTTTCAGAACGCCAGCTTTATGCAGCAGCAACTGAGCCTGAGCGGTGGCAACGAAAATGTTCAGACCTACAACGCAATAGGCCTGTGGCGAGAGCAGGGTATTGTAAAGGAAACCGGGCTGGACAGGTTTTCACTGCGCAGCAATACCAATATGAACTATGGCAAGTTTACCGCCGGCTTCAATATCAACCTCGGTTACTCCAGCTCCCGGTTCACTTATAATGAAGGAGGAACCAGCGTAGGGTCACCTATGGCATCAGTATATTATGCACTACCTTACGAATACCCTTACACTCCCGACGGTGTATTTCATGCTACTGATGATGGGTTAGGCTTTTATGATACCCGCGAGGGAAGCAGGGGTATCGACGTCTTATACGGTGCTTCGGACAAGACGGAACAATTTAAAACCATCCTTGGAGTTAACCTTGCTTATGAAATCATCAAAGGATTAAAAATCAGTACCCGTAATGGCATTGACTATAGGAATTCAGTAGACCAGGTATTTATCAACCCCTTGTCTTATATTGGCAGCAGGCAGCCGGGCGAAAAGGGCGCTTTTGGAGAAGGATTCAGAAGATATTTTAACCTCGTATCGACCTCCGGTATTACTTATAAGAAAAGAGCCGGCATACACGATTTTGAAGCATCCGGATTCGTGGAATATGTGTACAACAATACCAGATCTTTTAGTTACCGAGGGTATGGCGTGGATGACCGGTTACCCGAAACGCCTGCCGGCATCACGGTTAGTACCGATTTCCTGCCAGATATATCTGGCACCCGTAGAAACAGTGCATTGTTTTCCTATATGGGCTTGGGCCGGTATACATTGAACAATAAATATACTTTAACCGCCAGCTACCGATACGATGGCGCTTCTGTGTCGTCGGTACCACTTAAAAACCGCTGGCACGGCTTTTACTCTTTCGGCGCTAACTGGGATGTTAAGCAGGAAGATTTCTTAGCCACAACTGATATCATTACAGCCCTGAACTTAAGAGCCAGCTACGGCCAAACTGCCAGTTCTTTTGATAAATATTTTGAATACCTGCCGCTCTATGGCGTAGGAACTACCTATGGCGGCCAACAGGCCATTGTTCCCACTTTTATCGGGAACCCCGACTATGACTGGGAATACGTAGATGAACTCAATATAGGATTTGACATTTCACTTTTTAAAACACAAAGAGTAAAATTAACCGCTGACTGGTATAATAAGATCACCAGGAACATGTTTATAGATCTGAGACCTTCCGCCACTGCAGGAGCGGGGACCGATGGAGATATACCTTTAAGTTCGGCAAGAATGGCTAATAAGGGAATTGAATGGAGCCTGAGTGGCGATGTGATCCAAAAGCCAGATTTTAACTGGAACATAGGCGTAAATGGAGCTTATAATAAAAACGAAATTTTACGGGTAAGTGATGTTACGGATTTTATACAGGAAGGCGATACCCGATGGATTGAAGTAGGGCGTCCTTATGGCACTTACTATGCACCCAGGTGGGCCGGGGTAGACCCTGCAAATGGTGATGCGCTTTATTACAATCGGGATGGCTCTGTTACCAACGTGTATAGCGCGGAAGCACAATCAGTACCACTTTCTGCCAATATGTTCCCCAAATTAACCGGCGGTATTACTACTGCAGTGCGTTGGAAAAGTATAACAGTGAGTGCCTTGCTCGCGTTTGTATCAGACGTACAGCGCTGGAACAATATCGACTTTTACAATGAAAACGAGACCTACATGGGCAGCAACCAAAGCAGAAGAATGTTATATGATCGCTGGAAAAAACCAGGCGATAATACCACTCTGCAACGCATAGATGTACCAAGAAATTTTACTTCGAAAGATATACAGGACGCCTCCTTTATGCGTTTAAGAAACCTGCAACTCAATTACAGCATTCCCGCTACCCTGTTGCAATCTACCAGGATTTTAAAATCTGTAGATGTTTTCGTACAAGGGCAAAACCTGTTTACCTGGACCAACTGGCGCGGACTGGATCCTGAAAACAACCGCCAGTACGGCCGGTTTGAGTATCCGAATGCCCGGAAATACACCGCAGGTATAAATGTTAATTTTTAA
- a CDS encoding META domain-containing protein, producing MNRSYRLLYIILVGLSIVACSRKGAPLVSSMQTEGLHHKWKVKSADGMPAGGDVYIDLRDIRHSGATAGCRYFSFTPKFGHNNRMQIANISTHLLSCTDNLADQTLKLSLESVYSFSVTDKLLRLLAKDGHIVFSAERASDDEGNSISRKWLIQEMINANNEQLTKGKSFLDLTDLARAQAGVGCNRFSFKVTADHTYHMALGDAATTEMYCKDAAANESVFSKLLPLVNKYQVVGNSLKLFDKDNVLLLLATEIL from the coding sequence ATGAATCGTTCTTACAGGTTACTATATATTATTTTGGTTGGATTATCAATTGTTGCCTGTAGCAGAAAAGGAGCGCCCCTGGTTAGTTCGATGCAAACGGAAGGACTGCATCATAAATGGAAAGTGAAGAGTGCTGATGGTATGCCAGCGGGTGGAGATGTATATATTGATCTAAGGGATATACGTCATTCCGGAGCAACAGCCGGTTGCCGGTATTTTTCGTTCACACCTAAGTTCGGCCATAACAACAGAATGCAGATTGCCAATATCAGTACACATTTATTATCCTGCACGGATAATCTGGCAGATCAGACATTAAAATTGAGCCTGGAGTCTGTATACTCATTTTCTGTAACCGACAAACTACTTCGCTTGCTGGCTAAAGATGGACATATTGTTTTCTCTGCAGAAAGGGCGTCAGACGATGAGGGGAATTCTATAAGCAGAAAATGGTTGATACAGGAAATGATCAATGCCAATAATGAGCAACTGACAAAAGGTAAAAGTTTTTTAGACCTTACCGATCTGGCCAGAGCTCAGGCCGGAGTAGGGTGTAACAGGTTTTCTTTTAAAGTAACTGCTGACCATACCTATCATATGGCTTTGGGTGACGCTGCCACAACCGAAATGTATTGTAAGGATGCAGCTGCTAATGAATCAGTTTTTTCCAAACTGTTACCGCTGGTTAACAAATACCAGGTTGTCGGTAACAGTTTGAAATTATTTGACAAGGATAACGTATTGCTGTTGTTGGCAACAGAAATATTATGA
- a CDS encoding cyanophycinase: MKKLYILLVAAVLLTSCEKKWDPNDPFRPDAPQPAEPEIRSASIGIVGDVADVQTTTKSGIVIMGGGADVSAAFQWMIARSGGGDVVIIRATGTDAYNPYIKGLGTVNSVETLKIDSRKLADDEGVAKIIRDAEMLFIAGGDQSDYTGYWKGTKVMAAINYLLTEKKVPVGGTSAGAAILSNYYFSGERGTLESAEALANPYAQKVTLGREDFLKAPFLQNVITDQHFSQRNRQGRSITFLGRIMKDWSKTPNGIAVDEATAVCIDETGIAQVVGSNKAYFLKTNAAKAPETFTSGSPVTWNNSGQAIQVSTISAAATANKFNMTSFEPETTAGLEKFWWSVIGGNWVQSPRP; the protein is encoded by the coding sequence ATGAAAAAATTATATATCCTATTGGTTGCGGCAGTGTTGCTGACGAGCTGCGAAAAAAAGTGGGACCCCAATGATCCTTTCAGACCTGATGCTCCCCAACCTGCTGAGCCGGAGATCCGGTCAGCTTCTATTGGTATCGTTGGTGATGTAGCCGATGTACAAACCACCACCAAAAGTGGAATTGTGATCATGGGCGGAGGCGCGGACGTATCAGCAGCCTTTCAATGGATGATAGCCCGGAGCGGTGGTGGCGATGTGGTGATCATCAGGGCAACAGGCACCGATGCTTATAACCCTTATATAAAAGGATTAGGAACCGTAAATTCGGTTGAAACATTGAAGATTGACTCCCGTAAGCTGGCAGATGATGAGGGCGTAGCTAAAATCATCCGCGATGCAGAAATGCTGTTTATTGCCGGGGGTGATCAATCTGATTATACCGGGTATTGGAAAGGCACTAAGGTAATGGCTGCGATCAATTATTTACTGACTGAGAAAAAAGTACCTGTAGGCGGTACCAGCGCCGGTGCAGCCATTCTTAGCAATTATTATTTTAGTGGAGAAAGAGGTACTTTGGAGTCTGCCGAAGCATTGGCTAATCCATACGCTCAAAAAGTAACCCTTGGCCGGGAGGATTTCCTGAAAGCACCATTCCTTCAAAATGTAATAACCGACCAGCATTTTAGTCAACGTAACCGCCAGGGGCGTTCTATCACATTCCTGGGCAGGATCATGAAAGACTGGAGTAAAACGCCTAATGGCATTGCCGTTGATGAAGCCACGGCAGTGTGTATCGATGAAACCGGTATAGCACAGGTAGTAGGTTCAAACAAAGCTTATTTTCTAAAAACAAATGCCGCCAAAGCTCCCGAAACCTTCACTTCGGGAAGCCCGGTTACCTGGAACAACAGTGGCCAGGCGATACAGGTATCAACTATTTCAGCAGCCGCAACCGCCAATAAATTTAATATGACCAGTTTTGAACCGGAAACCACAGCCGGCCTGGAAAAGTTCTGGTGGTCGGTGATAGGTGGAAATTGGGTTCAGTCCCCTCGTCCTTAA
- a CDS encoding metal-dependent hydrolase produces the protein MQFTYFGQSSFLVTISGKKLLFDPFISGNPLAQHIDIGKIEADFILVSHGHGDHIADVVPIAKRTGAKIITSPEVAGWLGKQGLENIHELNHGGPVTFEFGKVRAVNAIHSSGLPDGSYGGNPLGFVITSEEINFYFAGDTALTMDMQLIPMFTHLNFAVLPIGGNYTMDAADAIIASDFIKCDEIIGVHYNTFDLIKIDTNAAVAAFTEAGKNLLLPQVGETIEF, from the coding sequence ATGCAATTCACCTACTTTGGCCAGTCCTCTTTTCTGGTAACTATAAGCGGTAAAAAACTATTATTCGATCCCTTTATAAGTGGCAATCCTCTGGCACAACATATTGATATTGGAAAAATTGAGGCGGATTTTATCTTAGTTTCACATGGCCATGGAGATCATATTGCCGATGTAGTACCAATTGCTAAAAGAACCGGCGCCAAAATAATAACGTCCCCTGAAGTAGCCGGCTGGTTGGGTAAGCAAGGGCTTGAGAATATACACGAGCTCAATCACGGAGGCCCTGTAACTTTTGAGTTCGGGAAAGTGCGAGCTGTGAATGCCATACATTCATCAGGTTTGCCGGATGGCTCCTACGGCGGCAATCCATTGGGATTTGTTATTACTTCGGAAGAGATCAATTTTTACTTTGCAGGAGATACGGCATTAACGATGGATATGCAATTGATACCTATGTTTACTCATTTGAACTTTGCAGTACTACCTATTGGCGGGAACTATACAATGGACGCGGCTGATGCCATTATAGCTTCTGACTTTATTAAATGCGACGAGATCATCGGCGTGCATTACAACACCTTTGACCTTATAAAGATTGACACAAACGCAGCAGTAGCCGCTTTCACTGAAGCAGGTAAGAATTTATTATTACCCCAGGTTGGTGAAACGATAGAATTTTAA
- a CDS encoding RagB/SusD family nutrient uptake outer membrane protein: MNTRKIVAFALLTGLTFQSCSKLDSPPTDFIDPTKAFRNLDDLNMGVLGTYAVLTSTLIEASAIVSDEVMYPTENTVSNNTAHRWLYNSTSGSVTSAFYEYYEVIDRANRVLEAISVIKVGAAGQSRLDQYHAEMLAVKAYSHFELLKAYASSYEPDGMGVPYMKERKVGYPARESVKSNFDNINADLKAAKELMSPGFNDNTRITRSGIAAIQARVALYEKKWSDAVTYASEVIAAEPLAPKSDFSKIWDDNSQSEVIWKLARVIGDSRLGAAFFRETGEIVLYAPSFKLIDQFGTVAQRADDVRFDSYIQYAPARPAGKSQYLVNKYVGGDAAYRGLTAVKLFRAGEMYLIKAEAELENTNGTAAIAAAAKDLNDLRRARIYNYIDQNFTDKQSLLNAIYNERFKELAFEGHRFFDLKRRNLPVERTTQDAINTSGAVRLDPTAAQYCFPIAANEMSVNKNMIQNPNY, encoded by the coding sequence ATGAACACAAGAAAAATAGTTGCTTTTGCATTATTGACAGGACTTACATTCCAGTCCTGCTCCAAACTGGATTCGCCGCCCACCGATTTTATTGATCCCACCAAAGCCTTTCGAAATTTAGATGATCTGAATATGGGGGTGTTAGGTACTTATGCTGTGCTAACTTCTACGCTTATTGAGGCTAGTGCCATAGTGTCGGACGAAGTAATGTACCCTACAGAAAATACCGTATCCAATAACACGGCGCACAGGTGGTTATATAATTCCACATCAGGATCTGTCACATCGGCCTTTTACGAATACTATGAAGTTATTGATCGCGCTAACCGGGTACTGGAGGCTATTTCCGTGATTAAAGTGGGGGCCGCCGGTCAAAGCCGCCTGGATCAATACCACGCTGAAATGCTCGCCGTTAAAGCTTATTCTCATTTCGAACTGCTAAAGGCCTACGCTTCTTCCTATGAGCCTGATGGAATGGGCGTGCCTTATATGAAAGAGCGCAAAGTAGGTTACCCGGCAAGAGAATCAGTGAAATCAAATTTCGACAATATCAATGCAGATCTCAAAGCCGCCAAAGAACTGATGTCTCCAGGTTTTAACGACAATACACGTATTACCAGATCCGGTATAGCTGCTATACAGGCAAGAGTTGCTTTATACGAAAAAAAATGGAGCGACGCTGTTACCTATGCGTCCGAAGTGATCGCTGCAGAGCCTTTGGCTCCGAAAAGCGATTTCAGCAAAATATGGGATGACAATAGCCAGTCAGAAGTGATCTGGAAACTGGCCAGAGTGATCGGGGATTCACGCCTGGGAGCTGCATTTTTTCGCGAAACGGGCGAAATTGTGCTGTATGCCCCTTCGTTCAAATTGATCGATCAGTTTGGTACGGTAGCTCAACGAGCAGACGATGTTCGCTTCGACAGTTATATTCAATATGCTCCTGCCCGGCCAGCTGGTAAATCGCAATACCTGGTTAATAAATATGTCGGTGGTGATGCTGCTTATCGCGGGCTTACTGCCGTTAAGCTGTTTCGCGCTGGAGAAATGTATTTAATAAAAGCAGAAGCTGAATTGGAAAATACAAATGGTACAGCAGCCATTGCTGCGGCAGCCAAAGATCTGAATGATTTGAGAAGAGCCCGGATCTACAATTATATTGACCAGAATTTTACTGATAAGCAAAGTCTCTTAAATGCTATCTACAACGAACGTTTTAAAGAGCTGGCGTTTGAAGGCCACCGCTTTTTTGATCTGAAACGCAGGAATCTACCGGTAGAGCGTACCACACAGGATGCCATCAATACATCAGGAGCGGTGAGGTTAGATCCAACAGCGGCTCAATATTGTTTCCCCATTGCAGCAAATGAAATGTCTGTTAATAAAAATATGATCCAAAACCCGAATTATTAA